From the Dunckerocampus dactyliophorus isolate RoL2022-P2 chromosome 12, RoL_Ddac_1.1, whole genome shotgun sequence genome, one window contains:
- the LOC129191193 gene encoding P2X purinoceptor 5-like isoform X3 has product MAASWCKGRLFSFFDYKTEKFIVAKNKTVGILYRLIQLSIIGYLIGWVFLSKKGYQEVDEAIQSSVITKLKGVSVTNTTASGVLVWGPEDYVIPPQGEAVLFVVTNFLETPNQKLGYCAENPKVVDGLCQEDKDCQEGHIVVAGHGVMSGRCLHREQNFSGTCEVFGWCPVERPVKPHRRSLLTNAENFTIYIKNFIRFPKFAFSKSNILDTTDQSYLKKCRYDEKLHPYCPIFRLGDITMTAGYNFNDMAIFGGSIGIHIEWDCDLDKGYSNCHPQYHFTRQDISASNKAIAVGFNFRHARYYKNAAGGSYRSLFKVYGVRFNIMVNGRAGMFSIVPTAISVGSGLALMGAGVFLCDMILLYLMKDGTAYRERKFEGQSASEDTEDKQEQNSLKSPDL; this is encoded by the exons ATGGCCGCGAGTTGGTGTAAAGGACgacttttctccttttttgactacaaaacagaaaaatttattgtggccaaaaataaaacagttgGGATTTTGTACAGACTCATCCAGTTATCTATCATCGGTTACCTAATAGG GTGGGTTTTCTTAAGCAAGAAAGGCTACCAGGAGGTAGACGAGGCCATCCAGAGCTCAGTCATCACTAAGCTGAAGGGCGTCTCAGTGACCAACACCACAGCGTCAGGTGTGTTGGTATGGGGGCCAGAGGACTATGTCATCCCACCACAG GGTGAAGCCGTTCTATTTGTTGTAACCAATTTCCTGGAGACGCCCAATCAGAAGCTTGGATACTGTGCTGAG AACCCCAAAGTGGTGGATGGCCTCTGCCAGGAAGACAAGGACTGCCAAGAGGGACATATAGTGGTGGCTGGTCATG GAGTCATGAGTGGTCGATGCTTACACAGGGAGCAAAACTTCAGTGGCACTTGTGAAGTCTTTGGCTGGTGTCCCGTGGAAAGACCCGTCAAACCACA cAGAAGGTCTTTGCTGACAAACGCAGAAAACTTCACCATCTACATCAAGAATTTCATACGATTCCCTAAATTTGCATTTTCAAA GTCTAACATTCTGGATACGACGGACCAGTCCTATTTGAAGAAATGTAGATATGATGAAAAGCTGCACCCCTACTGCCCCATCTTTCGCCTGGGAGACATCACCATGACCGCAGGATACAACTTCAACGACATGGCAATATTT GGAGGCTCCATTGGCATCCACATCGAGTGGGACTGTGACCTCGACAAAGGTTACTCCAACTGTCATCCGCAGTACCACTTCACTCGCCAGGACATCAGCGCGTCCAATAAGGCCATTGCAGTGGGATTCAACTTCAG GCATGCTCGCTATTATAAAAATGCAGCAGGGGGGAGTTACCGATCTCTATTCAAAGTCTACGGGGTGCGATTCAACATCATGGTGAATGGGAGG GCTGGGATGTTCAGCATCGTGCCCACAGCCATCAGTGTTGGTTCAGGGTTAGCTTTAATGGGTGCG GGAGTTTTCTTGTGTGACATGATCCTTCTCTACCTCATGAAGGATGGCACCGCTTATCGGGAGAGGAAGTTTGAGGG ACAGTCGGCAAGCGAAGACACAGAAGACAAGCAAGAGCAAAACAGTCTGAAATCTCCTGATCTGTAA
- the LOC129191193 gene encoding P2X purinoceptor 5-like isoform X4 — MAASWCKGRLFSFFDYKTEKFIVAKNKTVGILYRLIQLSIIGYLIGWVFLSKKGYQEVDEAIQSSVITKLKGVSVTNTTASGVLVWGPEDYVIPPQGEAVLFVVTNFLETPNQKLGYCAENPKVVDGLCQEDKDCQEGHIVVAGHGVMSGRCLHREQNFSGTCEVFGWCPVERPVKPHRRSLLTNAENFTIYIKNFIRFPKFAFSKSNILDTTDQSYLKKCRYDEKLHPYCPIFRLGDITMTAGYNFNDMAIFGGSIGIHIEWDCDLDKGYSNCHPQYHFTRQDISASNKAIAVGFNFRHARYYKNAAGGSYRSLFKVYGVRFNIMVNGRGVFLCDMILLYLMKDGTAYRERKFEGQSASEDTEDKQEQNSLKSPDL; from the exons ATGGCCGCGAGTTGGTGTAAAGGACgacttttctccttttttgactacaaaacagaaaaatttattgtggccaaaaataaaacagttgGGATTTTGTACAGACTCATCCAGTTATCTATCATCGGTTACCTAATAGG GTGGGTTTTCTTAAGCAAGAAAGGCTACCAGGAGGTAGACGAGGCCATCCAGAGCTCAGTCATCACTAAGCTGAAGGGCGTCTCAGTGACCAACACCACAGCGTCAGGTGTGTTGGTATGGGGGCCAGAGGACTATGTCATCCCACCACAG GGTGAAGCCGTTCTATTTGTTGTAACCAATTTCCTGGAGACGCCCAATCAGAAGCTTGGATACTGTGCTGAG AACCCCAAAGTGGTGGATGGCCTCTGCCAGGAAGACAAGGACTGCCAAGAGGGACATATAGTGGTGGCTGGTCATG GAGTCATGAGTGGTCGATGCTTACACAGGGAGCAAAACTTCAGTGGCACTTGTGAAGTCTTTGGCTGGTGTCCCGTGGAAAGACCCGTCAAACCACA cAGAAGGTCTTTGCTGACAAACGCAGAAAACTTCACCATCTACATCAAGAATTTCATACGATTCCCTAAATTTGCATTTTCAAA GTCTAACATTCTGGATACGACGGACCAGTCCTATTTGAAGAAATGTAGATATGATGAAAAGCTGCACCCCTACTGCCCCATCTTTCGCCTGGGAGACATCACCATGACCGCAGGATACAACTTCAACGACATGGCAATATTT GGAGGCTCCATTGGCATCCACATCGAGTGGGACTGTGACCTCGACAAAGGTTACTCCAACTGTCATCCGCAGTACCACTTCACTCGCCAGGACATCAGCGCGTCCAATAAGGCCATTGCAGTGGGATTCAACTTCAG GCATGCTCGCTATTATAAAAATGCAGCAGGGGGGAGTTACCGATCTCTATTCAAAGTCTACGGGGTGCGATTCAACATCATGGTGAATGGGAGG GGAGTTTTCTTGTGTGACATGATCCTTCTCTACCTCATGAAGGATGGCACCGCTTATCGGGAGAGGAAGTTTGAGGG ACAGTCGGCAAGCGAAGACACAGAAGACAAGCAAGAGCAAAACAGTCTGAAATCTCCTGATCTGTAA
- the LOC129191193 gene encoding P2X purinoceptor 5-like isoform X2: MAASWCKGRLFSFFDYKTEKFIVAKNKTVGILYRLIQLSIIGYLIGWVFLSKKGYQEVDEAIQSSVITKLKGVSVTNTTASGVLVWGPEDYVIPPQGEAVLFVVTNFLETPNQKLGYCAENPKVVDGLCQEDKDCQEGHIVVAGHVMSGRCLHREQNFSGTCEVFGWCPVERPVKPHRRSLLTNAENFTIYIKNFIRFPKFAFSKSNILDTTDQSYLKKCRYDEKLHPYCPIFRLGDITMTAGYNFNDMAIFVCTTTTTIIFVYTVCHSMSTFDILRKGGSIGIHIEWDCDLDKGYSNCHPQYHFTRQDISASNKAIAVGFNFRHARYYKNAAGGSYRSLFKVYGVRFNIMVNGRAGMFSIVPTAISVGSGLALMGAGVFLCDMILLYLMKDGTAYRERKFEGQSASEDTEDKQEQNSLKSPDL, translated from the exons ATGGCCGCGAGTTGGTGTAAAGGACgacttttctccttttttgactacaaaacagaaaaatttattgtggccaaaaataaaacagttgGGATTTTGTACAGACTCATCCAGTTATCTATCATCGGTTACCTAATAGG GTGGGTTTTCTTAAGCAAGAAAGGCTACCAGGAGGTAGACGAGGCCATCCAGAGCTCAGTCATCACTAAGCTGAAGGGCGTCTCAGTGACCAACACCACAGCGTCAGGTGTGTTGGTATGGGGGCCAGAGGACTATGTCATCCCACCACAG GGTGAAGCCGTTCTATTTGTTGTAACCAATTTCCTGGAGACGCCCAATCAGAAGCTTGGATACTGTGCTGAG AACCCCAAAGTGGTGGATGGCCTCTGCCAGGAAGACAAGGACTGCCAAGAGGGACATATAGTGGTGGCTGGTCATG TCATGAGTGGTCGATGCTTACACAGGGAGCAAAACTTCAGTGGCACTTGTGAAGTCTTTGGCTGGTGTCCCGTGGAAAGACCCGTCAAACCACA cAGAAGGTCTTTGCTGACAAACGCAGAAAACTTCACCATCTACATCAAGAATTTCATACGATTCCCTAAATTTGCATTTTCAAA GTCTAACATTCTGGATACGACGGACCAGTCCTATTTGAAGAAATGTAGATATGATGAAAAGCTGCACCCCTACTGCCCCATCTTTCGCCTGGGAGACATCACCATGACCGCAGGATACAACTTCAACGACATGGCAATATTTGTatgtactactactacgactatcatatttgtatatacagtatgtcatagcATGTCCACATTCGACATTTTGCGCAAGGGAGGCTCCATTGGCATCCACATCGAGTGGGACTGTGACCTCGACAAAGGTTACTCCAACTGTCATCCGCAGTACCACTTCACTCGCCAGGACATCAGCGCGTCCAATAAGGCCATTGCAGTGGGATTCAACTTCAG GCATGCTCGCTATTATAAAAATGCAGCAGGGGGGAGTTACCGATCTCTATTCAAAGTCTACGGGGTGCGATTCAACATCATGGTGAATGGGAGG GCTGGGATGTTCAGCATCGTGCCCACAGCCATCAGTGTTGGTTCAGGGTTAGCTTTAATGGGTGCG GGAGTTTTCTTGTGTGACATGATCCTTCTCTACCTCATGAAGGATGGCACCGCTTATCGGGAGAGGAAGTTTGAGGG ACAGTCGGCAAGCGAAGACACAGAAGACAAGCAAGAGCAAAACAGTCTGAAATCTCCTGATCTGTAA
- the ly6d gene encoding lymphocyte antigen 6D — MCQYKRCPESHTHTHTLTHTLTSFGNMKVLLVTLMLLLLCSTQVLTLRCFTCNGGDQNPCTTVTECSSEETVCKTTFSSNKIQKGCAPACDEKEPLTSCCEVDLC, encoded by the exons ATGTGCCAGTATAAAAGGTGCCCcgagtctcacacacacacacacacactcacacacacactgacatccTTTGGCAACATGAAGGTCCTGCTGGTCACACTGATGCTTCTGCTGCTGTGTAGCACTCAAG TGCTCACGCTGAGATGCTTCACCTGCAATGGAGGAGACCAAAATCCGTGCACCACGGTGACCGAGTGCTCGTCAGAAGAAACCGTCTGCAAGACCACCTTCAGCA GTAATAAAATCCAAAAAGGATGTGCACCAGCATGCGATGAGAAGGAGCCGTTGACGTCCTGCTGCGAAGTCGACCTTTGCTAG
- the LOC129191193 gene encoding P2X purinoceptor 5-like isoform X1, which translates to MAASWCKGRLFSFFDYKTEKFIVAKNKTVGILYRLIQLSIIGYLIGWVFLSKKGYQEVDEAIQSSVITKLKGVSVTNTTASGVLVWGPEDYVIPPQGEAVLFVVTNFLETPNQKLGYCAENPKVVDGLCQEDKDCQEGHIVVAGHGVMSGRCLHREQNFSGTCEVFGWCPVERPVKPHRRSLLTNAENFTIYIKNFIRFPKFAFSKSNILDTTDQSYLKKCRYDEKLHPYCPIFRLGDITMTAGYNFNDMAIFVCTTTTTIIFVYTVCHSMSTFDILRKGGSIGIHIEWDCDLDKGYSNCHPQYHFTRQDISASNKAIAVGFNFRHARYYKNAAGGSYRSLFKVYGVRFNIMVNGRAGMFSIVPTAISVGSGLALMGAGVFLCDMILLYLMKDGTAYRERKFEGQSASEDTEDKQEQNSLKSPDL; encoded by the exons ATGGCCGCGAGTTGGTGTAAAGGACgacttttctccttttttgactacaaaacagaaaaatttattgtggccaaaaataaaacagttgGGATTTTGTACAGACTCATCCAGTTATCTATCATCGGTTACCTAATAGG GTGGGTTTTCTTAAGCAAGAAAGGCTACCAGGAGGTAGACGAGGCCATCCAGAGCTCAGTCATCACTAAGCTGAAGGGCGTCTCAGTGACCAACACCACAGCGTCAGGTGTGTTGGTATGGGGGCCAGAGGACTATGTCATCCCACCACAG GGTGAAGCCGTTCTATTTGTTGTAACCAATTTCCTGGAGACGCCCAATCAGAAGCTTGGATACTGTGCTGAG AACCCCAAAGTGGTGGATGGCCTCTGCCAGGAAGACAAGGACTGCCAAGAGGGACATATAGTGGTGGCTGGTCATG GAGTCATGAGTGGTCGATGCTTACACAGGGAGCAAAACTTCAGTGGCACTTGTGAAGTCTTTGGCTGGTGTCCCGTGGAAAGACCCGTCAAACCACA cAGAAGGTCTTTGCTGACAAACGCAGAAAACTTCACCATCTACATCAAGAATTTCATACGATTCCCTAAATTTGCATTTTCAAA GTCTAACATTCTGGATACGACGGACCAGTCCTATTTGAAGAAATGTAGATATGATGAAAAGCTGCACCCCTACTGCCCCATCTTTCGCCTGGGAGACATCACCATGACCGCAGGATACAACTTCAACGACATGGCAATATTTGTatgtactactactacgactatcatatttgtatatacagtatgtcatagcATGTCCACATTCGACATTTTGCGCAAGGGAGGCTCCATTGGCATCCACATCGAGTGGGACTGTGACCTCGACAAAGGTTACTCCAACTGTCATCCGCAGTACCACTTCACTCGCCAGGACATCAGCGCGTCCAATAAGGCCATTGCAGTGGGATTCAACTTCAG GCATGCTCGCTATTATAAAAATGCAGCAGGGGGGAGTTACCGATCTCTATTCAAAGTCTACGGGGTGCGATTCAACATCATGGTGAATGGGAGG GCTGGGATGTTCAGCATCGTGCCCACAGCCATCAGTGTTGGTTCAGGGTTAGCTTTAATGGGTGCG GGAGTTTTCTTGTGTGACATGATCCTTCTCTACCTCATGAAGGATGGCACCGCTTATCGGGAGAGGAAGTTTGAGGG ACAGTCGGCAAGCGAAGACACAGAAGACAAGCAAGAGCAAAACAGTCTGAAATCTCCTGATCTGTAA